In Alphaproteobacteria bacterium, a genomic segment contains:
- a CDS encoding carbohydrate ABC transporter permease — translation MPAAGRLIRAAVIATTALLLLGYVLGPIYWVFSSSVTAESALVSKPIRFVPDAPSLRNFRAIFLYAEEKVTYDTRRQSDPSAGEFVPSAAQNLMPAMMNSLYVGVWVAALNVIFSLTAAYAIARIRFRARNAALFAILTTRVIPDIALAVPLFLVMRNLGLIDTREALIVTYLAVTLPFTVFILINYFESIPSDLDRAARIDGCTHLQVLWHVFLPLGMPAIVASLLFAFLSSWNEFVLALMTTKTMAAQTLPIVISGFVFDFTTSFSFINAAGVVAIVPPVVLAIAFERYIVGGLSAGAVKG, via the coding sequence TTGCCGGCCGCCGGGCGGCTGATCCGCGCGGCGGTCATCGCGACGACGGCATTGTTGCTGCTCGGTTATGTTCTGGGGCCGATCTATTGGGTCTTTTCGTCGTCCGTGACGGCGGAATCGGCCCTCGTCAGCAAGCCGATCCGCTTCGTGCCGGATGCCCCGAGCCTGCGGAATTTCAGAGCGATCTTCCTCTATGCCGAGGAGAAAGTGACTTACGACACGCGCCGTCAGAGCGATCCGTCGGCGGGCGAATTCGTGCCCTCGGCAGCGCAGAACCTGATGCCGGCGATGATGAACAGTCTCTATGTCGGCGTTTGGGTCGCGGCGCTGAACGTCATCTTCAGCCTGACGGCGGCCTATGCGATTGCGCGCATCCGCTTTCGTGCGCGCAACGCGGCACTGTTCGCCATCCTGACAACGCGCGTCATACCGGACATCGCGTTGGCCGTACCGCTCTTCCTGGTCATGCGCAATCTCGGGCTAATCGACACGCGCGAAGCTTTGATTGTCACCTATCTGGCGGTCACGCTGCCGTTCACCGTTTTTATCCTGATCAATTATTTTGAATCGATACCCAGCGATCTGGATCGAGCGGCACGGATCGACGGCTGTACGCATCTTCAGGTTCTTTGGCATGTGTTCCTGCCGTTGGGCATGCCCGCGATCGTTGCCTCGCTGCTGTTCGCCTTCCTGAGTAGCTGGAACGAATTCGTGCTGGCATTGATGACGACCAAGACGATGGCGGCGCAAACCTTGCCGATCGTGATTTCCGGTTTCGTCTTCGACTTCACGACGAGTTTCTCGTTCATCAACGCGGCGGGCGTCGTCGCGATCGTGCCGCCGGTCGTGCTGGCGATCGCGTTCGAACGATACATCGTCGGCGGCTTGTCCGCCGGCGCGGTGAAAGGTTAA
- a CDS encoding extracellular solute-binding protein, whose translation MENIRKSGVSRREFMAGTASLGAIGAAGMSWSPSAQAQAAAVNLMTWSAAVDQVKSHISAFEAQSGLKVGYENAPGAQFRQTLVTKFVGNAPMDVMWVSDAWLPEFAEAQWLAPIDGYSQLTKYNSDIEQYCVDSMVYKGKQYGNVYYTDFMAFLYNEEMLKRAGIAAPPTTWDEVVAQSLILKERNICEHPMLLSLQSDVTWYIEFMSALAFSFGGNFTDNSGRAVMNDPSGGVARSLEWVRDAVHKHKIVSPAATNTNEIAGLKAFGAGQHAFGIIPRYRLRPLNSPAESQVAGNVRMAMMPKGGPNGTNATCGWVRFYGMSAATQRNAARAANAVKLIEWFGGKAMDSYTFQKMIILDLGLPYCTKPLDNDADIIAFYDKFAGGNDVIRRQAAQTRKKDVVTTWFGEWNDVNIQATQKAILNQVTVTAALNESAQAWERLRTGK comes from the coding sequence ATGGAAAACATTCGCAAGTCCGGCGTTTCGCGGCGCGAGTTCATGGCCGGGACGGCGTCACTCGGCGCCATTGGTGCTGCCGGTATGTCGTGGTCGCCTTCGGCACAGGCGCAAGCGGCAGCCGTCAATCTGATGACGTGGTCTGCCGCGGTCGATCAGGTCAAAAGCCATATCAGCGCGTTCGAAGCGCAGTCCGGCCTGAAGGTCGGCTACGAGAACGCGCCGGGCGCGCAATTCCGCCAGACGTTGGTGACGAAGTTCGTCGGCAACGCACCGATGGACGTGATGTGGGTCAGCGACGCGTGGCTGCCGGAATTCGCCGAGGCGCAATGGCTCGCGCCGATCGATGGGTATTCGCAACTGACGAAATACAATTCGGACATCGAACAGTATTGCGTTGATTCAATGGTTTATAAGGGTAAGCAGTACGGTAACGTCTACTACACCGACTTCATGGCGTTCCTCTACAACGAGGAAATGTTGAAGCGCGCGGGCATTGCGGCGCCGCCTACGACCTGGGACGAAGTTGTGGCGCAGAGCTTGATCCTCAAGGAGCGCAATATCTGTGAACATCCGATGCTGCTGTCGCTGCAATCGGACGTGACTTGGTACATCGAGTTCATGTCGGCGCTGGCCTTCTCCTTCGGCGGAAACTTCACCGACAATTCGGGTCGCGCGGTGATGAACGATCCGTCCGGCGGCGTCGCACGGTCGCTCGAATGGGTGCGCGATGCCGTGCACAAGCACAAGATCGTTTCGCCCGCCGCGACGAATACGAATGAGATCGCGGGGCTCAAAGCCTTCGGGGCCGGTCAGCACGCCTTCGGCATCATTCCGCGCTATCGCCTGCGTCCGCTGAACAGCCCGGCGGAATCGCAAGTCGCCGGCAATGTCCGTATGGCGATGATGCCCAAGGGCGGGCCAAACGGCACTAACGCGACATGCGGCTGGGTGCGTTTCTACGGCATGTCCGCCGCGACCCAGCGCAATGCCGCCAGGGCCGCCAATGCTGTGAAGCTGATCGAATGGTTCGGCGGCAAGGCAATGGACAGCTACACGTTCCAGAAGATGATCATTCTGGATCTGGGGCTGCCGTATTGCACCAAGCCGCTGGACAACGATGCCGATATCATCGCCTTCTACGACAAGTTCGCGGGCGGCAACGATGTTATCCGCCGGCAAGCGGCGCAAACGCGCAAAAAAGATGTGGTCACCACCTGGTTCGGCGAATGGAATGACGTCAACATTCAAGCCACGCAGAAGGCCATTTTGAATCAGGTCACCGTGACGGCGGCTTTGAACGAGTCGGCGCAGGCATGGGAACGGCTACGGACGGGTAAGTGA
- a CDS encoding ABC transporter ATP-binding protein, giving the protein MAQIKIANMTKRYQGTTVVKSLDLEIRDKEFLVLLGPSGCGKTTTLNVIAGLEDISEGDIYFDDARVNDVPPHKRNIAMVFQSYALYPQKTVYENIGFGLRLMKTPAEEIDRRVRAAAERLEIAHLLERRPAQLSGGQRQRVALGRAIVRQPSVFLMDEPLSNLDAALRVTTRTLIKQLHNSMGATFVYVTHDQAEAMTLADRIVVMNQGIIQQIGTPDDIYHRPANLFVATFLGTPQMNLIEGTLGWSSGRPIFSRDGLTLRLQDMNGLASGAGDRPVVLGIRPEDVAIAPPDATDDPQLACEAAMVSSLGAEKFINTTIAGRELTFRVGKDVAVSPGDRLKLTVPGARVHLFDRGTGAALGNA; this is encoded by the coding sequence GTGGCGCAGATCAAGATCGCGAACATGACGAAGCGTTACCAGGGAACGACGGTCGTAAAGTCGCTTGATCTGGAGATTCGCGACAAGGAGTTCCTCGTTCTGCTCGGGCCTTCGGGCTGCGGCAAGACCACCACGCTTAACGTCATTGCGGGGCTGGAGGACATCAGCGAAGGGGATATCTATTTTGACGATGCGCGTGTCAACGACGTGCCGCCCCATAAGCGCAATATCGCGATGGTCTTCCAATCCTACGCGCTTTATCCGCAGAAAACGGTCTACGAGAATATCGGTTTCGGCCTGCGGCTGATGAAAACGCCGGCCGAGGAGATCGATCGTCGTGTGCGTGCGGCTGCCGAGCGGCTGGAGATCGCGCATCTTTTGGAGCGCCGCCCCGCGCAGCTTTCCGGTGGCCAGCGCCAGCGCGTCGCCTTGGGGCGCGCGATCGTCCGCCAACCCTCCGTGTTCCTGATGGACGAGCCGCTGTCCAATCTCGATGCGGCGTTGCGCGTCACCACAAGGACCCTGATCAAGCAGCTCCATAATTCGATGGGTGCTACTTTCGTTTACGTGACCCACGATCAGGCCGAAGCGATGACCCTCGCCGATCGGATCGTCGTGATGAACCAAGGCATCATTCAGCAGATCGGCACGCCCGACGACATCTACCATCGTCCGGCGAATCTTTTTGTCGCGACCTTCCTGGGCACACCCCAAATGAACCTGATCGAGGGTACGTTGGGTTGGTCGTCGGGACGGCCGATTTTCTCGCGCGACGGCTTGACGCTACGGCTGCAGGACATGAATGGGCTTGCGAGCGGAGCCGGCGATCGTCCGGTCGTATTGGGAATCCGCCCGGAGGATGTAGCGATCGCGCCACCGGATGCGACGGACGATCCGCAGCTCGCTTGCGAAGCAGCGATGGTTTCCTCGCTCGGAGCCGAGAAATTTATCAATACGACCATCGCGGGGCGCGAGTTGACGTTCCGCGTGGGCAAGGATGTGGCGGTGTCGCCCGGTGACCGGCTGAAACTGACTGTGCCCGGTGCTCGGGTCCATCTTTTCGATCGGGGGACCGGGGCGGCCCTGGGAAATGCTTAG
- the flgA gene encoding flagellar basal body P-ring formation protein FlgA — MKTFVLFITFLAASIVAAAAPAPAQSLRTDVVTVEADIVRLSDLFDGITSDRAVLRSPAPGRRISVEVTQLVDIARANGVAWRPQTRFDRVVLERAGRTLDQNDILPPLREALKAEGMRDGDEIDLGSRAIAIHLPLEAPAHVDVQQVRIDRNTNRFTASIIAGAGHAGAQRLQIQGRLFATARLPILRRAVNTGETIRANDIEFAQVREDANKRDLIADPKRLVGQTARVRLRDGEPVREGDVRAPTLVTRNATVTIVLQTGSLQLSAQGRATEDGARGDTIRIVNTQSNRTIEATVIAPDTVLVQLGRPLAYLDPNKSAQ, encoded by the coding sequence ATGAAAACCTTCGTCCTCTTCATCACCTTCCTCGCCGCGTCGATCGTCGCCGCCGCCGCCCCCGCCCCGGCGCAATCGCTGCGCACCGATGTGGTGACGGTCGAAGCCGACATCGTGCGCCTCTCCGACTTGTTCGACGGCATCACGTCCGACCGCGCGGTGCTGCGTAGCCCCGCCCCGGGCCGGCGCATTTCGGTCGAAGTCACGCAGCTCGTCGATATCGCCCGCGCCAACGGTGTCGCTTGGCGCCCGCAGACGCGCTTCGACCGCGTGGTGCTGGAACGTGCGGGCCGTACGCTCGACCAGAACGACATCCTGCCGCCGCTGCGCGAAGCGCTGAAGGCCGAAGGCATGCGCGACGGCGACGAGATCGATCTCGGCAGCCGCGCGATCGCGATCCACCTGCCGCTCGAAGCGCCCGCGCATGTCGACGTGCAGCAAGTCCGCATCGACCGCAACACCAACCGCTTCACCGCGTCGATCATCGCCGGTGCGGGTCATGCCGGCGCCCAGCGCTTGCAGATCCAGGGCCGCCTGTTCGCCACCGCCCGCCTGCCGATCCTGCGCCGCGCGGTCAACACCGGCGAAACGATCCGCGCCAACGACATCGAATTCGCCCAAGTGCGCGAAGACGCGAACAAGCGCGATCTGATCGCCGACCCGAAGCGCCTGGTGGGCCAGACCGCCCGCGTGCGCTTGCGCGACGGCGAGCCGGTGCGCGAAGGCGACGTCCGCGCGCCCACGCTGGTCACCCGCAACGCGACCGTCACGATCGTGTTGCAGACCGGCAGCCTGCAACTCAGCGCCCAAGGCCGTGCCACCGAAGACGGTGCCCGCGGCGACACGATCCGCATCGTCAACACGCAGTCGAACCGCACGATCGAAGCGACCGTCATCGCCCCCGACACGGTGCTCGTCCAGCTCGGCCGCCCGCTCGCCTATCTCGATCCGAACAAATCCGCCCAATAA
- a CDS encoding L-2-amino-thiazoline-4-carboxylic acid hydrolase, which translates to MDAGKLKRELDDAFKARARLYRAILDELTAEIGAERAEAVLGRAIEKRGIAAGTALFGGLESPTAKDVADRFLAVSPAEGTLYPHTRDDRAGANGETGVTVKVHRCPLQEAWREDGASDAEIARLCRISGRFDTGCFGASGVDFEATTWTPGSTGCCTLFLGSAAPAGKR; encoded by the coding sequence ATGGATGCCGGAAAACTCAAACGCGAGCTCGACGACGCGTTCAAGGCGCGCGCCCGGCTTTATCGGGCGATCCTGGACGAGCTGACGGCCGAAATCGGCGCCGAACGGGCCGAAGCCGTGCTCGGCCGGGCGATCGAAAAGCGCGGGATCGCGGCGGGCACGGCGCTATTCGGCGGGCTCGAATCGCCCACGGCCAAAGACGTAGCCGATCGGTTTTTGGCCGTGAGCCCGGCCGAGGGCACGCTTTATCCGCATACGCGCGACGACCGGGCGGGCGCGAACGGCGAAACCGGCGTCACCGTGAAGGTCCATCGCTGCCCGTTGCAGGAGGCGTGGCGCGAGGATGGCGCCTCGGATGCCGAGATCGCGCGGCTGTGCCGAATCTCCGGCCGGTTCGACACGGGCTGCTTCGGGGCCAGCGGTGTCGACTTCGAAGCGACGACCTGGACGCCCGGAAGTACCGGGTGCTGCACGCTTTTCCTGGGATCGGCGGCCCCGGCAGGGAAGCGTTGA
- a CDS encoding amidase has translation MNAEDICYAPARILSSEIAAGRLTPVEIVDATIARAERLQPALNFVAVDRYEKARQEARAATEALAHGKATGPLHGIPITIKDNLATAGDPLTNGSHAFADVVAQADVTLAARLRAAGAIVVAKTTLPELAHKMLTDSPKYGITRNPWSLAHTPGGSSGGASAAVAAGVGALAVGTEGGGSIRCPAACAGILGLKATLGRIPAEFFAESFANFVFAGPMCRDVEDLSVMLSIMSGEDRRDPHSLGVAPFAPASATGTPLGMKIGWLPRFGAYPIDPEVAQACEVTIKALQRDGGAEADDVETKLFDDVFEYYVVIATASRATLTPPLLARHGDRMTDTIKDMVRQGAGYSAVDWQKASDRRTVLFRGVQELLTRYDVLAMPTLLSPAKPVDAGGAMNTPMYAEWCAPLYPFNLTGHPALSIPCGWNAEGLPIGLQLVGRWYDEARLLSIARWIETAQPWAQRRPPV, from the coding sequence TTGAACGCCGAAGACATCTGCTACGCGCCCGCGCGAATCCTGTCGTCCGAAATCGCGGCTGGCCGTCTTACGCCCGTCGAGATCGTCGACGCGACCATCGCACGTGCCGAACGATTGCAGCCCGCGCTGAATTTCGTCGCCGTCGATCGCTATGAAAAGGCGCGCCAGGAGGCGCGCGCGGCGACCGAGGCGCTCGCGCACGGCAAAGCCACCGGGCCGCTGCATGGCATTCCGATCACAATAAAGGACAATCTGGCCACGGCTGGCGACCCGCTCACTAACGGGTCGCATGCCTTCGCCGATGTCGTCGCACAAGCCGATGTAACGCTGGCGGCGCGGTTGCGCGCGGCGGGCGCCATCGTCGTCGCCAAGACGACGCTGCCTGAGCTCGCGCACAAAATGCTGACCGACAGCCCGAAATACGGCATCACGCGCAATCCCTGGTCGCTTGCCCATACGCCGGGCGGTTCCAGCGGCGGTGCGAGTGCCGCCGTGGCTGCGGGTGTTGGAGCACTTGCCGTCGGCACGGAAGGCGGCGGATCGATCCGCTGCCCCGCCGCTTGCGCCGGCATTCTGGGATTGAAGGCGACGCTGGGCCGCATCCCGGCCGAATTCTTCGCCGAATCGTTCGCGAACTTCGTTTTCGCCGGCCCGATGTGCCGCGATGTCGAAGATCTTTCCGTCATGCTCTCGATCATGTCGGGCGAAGACCGGCGGGATCCGCACTCGCTGGGGGTCGCTCCGTTTGCACCCGCCTCCGCTACTGGCACACCACTCGGCATGAAAATCGGCTGGCTGCCGCGTTTCGGCGCCTATCCGATCGATCCCGAGGTGGCGCAAGCGTGCGAGGTAACGATCAAGGCGCTGCAACGCGACGGCGGTGCCGAAGCCGACGACGTCGAAACGAAACTGTTCGACGATGTGTTCGAGTATTACGTCGTCATCGCGACGGCGAGCCGCGCCACTCTCACCCCGCCGCTCCTCGCGCGCCATGGCGACCGGATGACCGATACGATCAAAGATATGGTCCGCCAGGGCGCAGGCTATTCGGCCGTCGATTGGCAGAAGGCGAGCGACCGCCGCACCGTGCTGTTCCGCGGCGTCCAGGAATTGCTGACCCGCTACGACGTGCTCGCGATGCCGACCTTGCTATCGCCTGCCAAGCCGGTTGACGCGGGCGGCGCCATGAACACGCCGATGTACGCGGAATGGTGCGCGCCGCTCTATCCGTTCAATCTCACGGGGCATCCGGCCCTTTCCATTCCGTGCGGCTGGAACGCCGAAGGCCTGCCGATCGGCCTGCAACTCGTCGGGCGCTGGTACGACGAAGCGCGATTGCTTTCCATCGCCCGTTGGATCGAAACAGCACAGCCCTGGGCGCAACGCCGCCCGCCTGTTTAA
- the flgF gene encoding flagellar basal-body rod protein FlgF, whose translation MENPTYLALSNQLALRRQMETVANNIANANTTGYRAERLLFASYLTPKAGNPGVGGDGANKVAFVEGIGTYRDVRGGQMIKTDAPLDVAIHGNAYFVVDTPVGQRFTRDGNFRLDGQGRIVNAEGFPVLDQNNQPMTVPPEATGLEITRQGEVYAGNQNIGRIRLVQFQDEQALTRLGGGLYASNNDPIPADPRAEVHQGILEGSNVVSVTELTTMLDITRRYESAQRVIDSEHERARKAIERLARVA comes from the coding sequence ATGGAAAACCCCACATACCTCGCGCTGTCGAACCAGCTCGCGCTGCGCCGTCAGATGGAGACCGTGGCGAACAACATCGCCAACGCCAACACGACCGGCTATCGCGCCGAGCGTTTGCTGTTCGCCTCGTACCTCACCCCCAAGGCCGGCAACCCCGGCGTGGGCGGCGACGGCGCCAACAAGGTCGCGTTCGTCGAAGGCATCGGCACCTATCGCGACGTGCGCGGCGGCCAGATGATCAAGACCGACGCGCCGCTCGACGTCGCCATCCACGGCAACGCCTATTTCGTCGTCGACACGCCGGTCGGCCAGCGCTTCACGCGCGACGGCAATTTCCGCCTCGACGGCCAGGGCCGCATCGTCAACGCCGAGGGCTTCCCCGTCCTCGACCAGAACAACCAGCCGATGACCGTGCCGCCGGAAGCGACGGGCCTCGAAATCACCCGCCAAGGCGAAGTCTACGCCGGCAACCAGAATATCGGCCGCATCCGCCTCGTCCAGTTCCAGGACGAACAGGCGCTGACGCGCTTGGGCGGCGGTCTTTACGCTTCCAACAACGATCCCATCCCCGCCGATCCGCGCGCGGAAGTGCATCAGGGCATCCTCGAAGGCTCCAACGTGGTCTCGGTCACGGAGCTGACGACGATGCTCGACATCACCCGCCGTTACGAATCGGCTCAACGCGTCATCGACAGCGAACACGAGCGCGCGCGCAAGGCGATCGAACGCCTCGCCCGCGTCGCTTAA
- a CDS encoding Lrp/AsnC family transcriptional regulator — MDRIDYALMEALQADARASLAELGKTIGLSISATNERIKKLVTSGTLRGWTVRLDARKLGYPVLAFVSVSIDRPENEPQFLDAIRAIAEVQECHHVTGEWNYMLKLRARDPEDLEDLIARRIKTIQGVLRSHAMIALSTAKDREYIPCVQQTAAAAE; from the coding sequence ATGGACAGGATCGATTACGCCCTCATGGAAGCACTCCAGGCCGACGCCCGGGCTTCCCTCGCCGAACTCGGCAAGACCATTGGTCTGTCGATCTCCGCCACCAACGAGCGCATCAAGAAGCTCGTCACCTCCGGCACGCTGCGCGGCTGGACCGTGCGGCTCGACGCCAGAAAGCTGGGATACCCCGTCCTGGCTTTCGTCAGCGTGTCGATCGACCGCCCGGAGAACGAGCCGCAATTCCTGGACGCGATCCGCGCGATCGCCGAGGTCCAGGAATGCCACCACGTCACCGGCGAGTGGAACTACATGCTGAAACTGCGCGCCCGCGATCCCGAGGATCTCGAGGATCTGATCGCGCGCCGGATCAAGACGATTCAAGGCGTGCTGCGCAGCCACGCGATGATCGCGCTGTCGACCGCCAAGGACCGCGAATACATTCCTTGCGTGCAACAGACCGCCGCCGCCGCCGAATAA
- the flgG gene encoding flagellar basal-body rod protein FlgG: MRSLNTAATGMLAQQLNVEVISNNIANLNTTGFKRQRAEFQDLLYQGQRRAGTAASDTGGTVPAGIQIGLGVKPTAVYRIHEQGSLLKTDNPLDLAIQGKGFFVVTLPTGETAYTRAGSLQLNNQGQVVTADGFPVQGPGNVPNNAVEVSVNQSGQLFVRVPGQTALQQIGQFQMATFVNEAGLQPIGNTSFLPTDASGQATVGTAGTAGVGTLQQGFVESSNVNSVNEITTLITAQRAYEMNSKVIQASDQMLNVVNQMR; encoded by the coding sequence ATGCGCTCCCTCAACACCGCCGCCACCGGCATGCTGGCCCAGCAGCTGAACGTCGAAGTCATCTCGAACAACATCGCGAACTTGAACACGACGGGCTTCAAGCGTCAGCGCGCGGAATTCCAGGACCTGCTGTATCAGGGCCAGCGCCGTGCGGGCACGGCCGCGTCGGACACGGGCGGCACGGTGCCGGCCGGCATTCAGATCGGTCTCGGCGTGAAGCCCACGGCCGTCTACCGCATCCACGAGCAAGGCTCGCTGCTGAAGACCGACAACCCGCTCGATCTCGCGATCCAGGGCAAGGGCTTCTTCGTGGTGACGCTGCCCACCGGCGAAACCGCCTATACCCGCGCTGGTTCGTTGCAGCTCAACAACCAGGGCCAGGTCGTCACCGCCGACGGCTTCCCGGTGCAGGGCCCCGGCAACGTGCCGAACAACGCGGTCGAAGTTTCGGTCAACCAATCGGGCCAGCTCTTCGTGCGCGTCCCCGGCCAGACGGCGTTGCAGCAGATCGGCCAGTTCCAGATGGCGACCTTCGTCAACGAAGCGGGCCTCCAGCCGATCGGCAACACCTCGTTCCTGCCGACCGACGCGTCGGGCCAGGCGACGGTGGGCACGGCCGGTACGGCCGGCGTGGGCACGCTGCAGCAAGGCTTCGTCGAATCCTCGAACGTGAACTCGGTGAACGAGATCACGACGCTGATCACCGCACAGCGCGCCTACGAAATGAACTCGAAGGTCATCCAGGCCTCCGACCAGATGCTCAACGTCGTCAACCAGATGCGCTGA
- a CDS encoding flagellar basal body L-ring protein FlgH, which translates to MMNRSLRIALVAASALSLGACGNTLSRLSEMGREPSLSPIANPADAQPKVTMPMPRPEPERAGASLWRTGARAFFKDQRANQIGDVVTVVISVTDNASLTNSSTRGRTSNDGANISGLFGYDPSSLVGRLPGGQAAIGTPGQQGSAGTGNLLGVDGTTNSTGTGTIARNESVSMRVAAVVTQVLPNGNLVLYGTQEVRVNYEARQLQVTGVARPSDILSDNTIRHDRLAEARVAYGGRGTLSDLQQPRWGYQMIDIISPF; encoded by the coding sequence ATGATGAACCGCTCCCTTCGCATCGCTCTCGTCGCCGCCTCGGCGCTCAGCCTTGGCGCTTGCGGCAATACGCTGAGCCGCCTTTCGGAAATGGGCCGCGAGCCTTCGCTCTCCCCGATCGCCAATCCGGCGGACGCGCAACCCAAAGTCACGATGCCGATGCCCCGCCCCGAACCCGAACGCGCCGGCGCTTCGCTGTGGCGCACGGGGGCCCGGGCCTTCTTCAAGGACCAGCGCGCCAACCAGATCGGCGACGTCGTCACCGTCGTGATCAGCGTGACGGACAATGCCAGCTTGACGAATTCCTCGACGCGCGGCCGTACGTCGAACGACGGCGCCAATATCTCCGGCCTGTTCGGCTACGACCCCAGCTCGCTCGTCGGCCGCCTGCCGGGCGGCCAAGCCGCGATCGGCACGCCGGGCCAGCAGGGTTCGGCGGGTACGGGCAACCTGCTCGGCGTCGACGGCACGACGAACTCGACCGGGACGGGCACGATCGCCCGCAACGAGTCGGTGTCGATGCGCGTCGCCGCGGTGGTCACGCAGGTTCTGCCCAACGGCAATCTCGTGCTCTACGGAACCCAGGAAGTCCGCGTGAACTACGAAGCGCGCCAGCTGCAAGTGACCGGCGTCGCGCGCCCTTCGGATATCCTGTCGGACAACACCATCCGCCACGATCGTCTGGCCGAAGCGCGAGTCGCTTACGGCGGTCGCGGCACGCTGAGCGACCTCCAGCAGCCGCGCTGGGGCTATCAGATGATCGATATCATCTCGCCCTTCTAA
- a CDS encoding cupin domain-containing protein yields the protein MTRPIVTREQMLKRVARWKDLKPSARPLLDAALPEYVRDNYNVIGRGVTEDATMEVAIPDARDFHLTIARAAPGKGSALHAHKTLEVFVVLTGNWSIIWGDNGENELSIGPWDTISVPTGIMRGFRNDSPVDAYLLTIIGGSDPGRVTWSDALLAAARAKGFDLDADGNIKTPDSK from the coding sequence ATGACAAGACCGATCGTAACGCGCGAGCAGATGCTGAAGCGCGTCGCCCGCTGGAAGGATTTGAAGCCTTCGGCGCGCCCGCTGCTCGATGCCGCTTTGCCCGAATACGTGCGCGACAACTATAACGTCATCGGCCGCGGCGTGACCGAAGACGCGACGATGGAAGTCGCGATCCCCGACGCCCGCGACTTCCATTTGACCATCGCGCGCGCCGCCCCCGGCAAAGGCAGCGCCTTGCACGCCCACAAGACGCTCGAAGTCTTCGTCGTGCTGACCGGCAATTGGTCGATCATCTGGGGCGACAACGGCGAAAACGAGCTGTCGATCGGGCCCTGGGATACGATCTCGGTGCCGACCGGAATCATGCGCGGGTTCCGCAACGATTCGCCCGTCGACGCTTATCTGCTGACCATCATCGGCGGGTCCGATCCCGGTCGCGTGACCTGGAGCGACGCGCTGCTTGCGGCCGCCCGCGCGAAAGGCTTCGATCTCGACGCGGACGGCAACATCAAGACGCCCGATTCCAAGTAA
- a CDS encoding sugar ABC transporter permease yields the protein MLLVLPVMAVLAIVAVYPIVHSFYTSLYDIVLTRPHRAPFVGLANYIAVFDDARFWVAVRRTTVYTIVSVVGTAGLALVFALLLNEVFPGRRLLSIILLIPWATPSIVNGLMWKWIYDPSYGSLNGLLDRLGLIDRYQLWLADPDMTLLLVAQAAIWKQMPLAAILLLVTMKAIPDDLYRAAKVDGATVLQRFLHVTIPGLRSGFLLVFVYETMISIRHFDLFAIMTQGGPGDATFTVSWMIYTETFNSLRFGTGSAIAFILSMATFALSYALIRLLGKDR from the coding sequence ATGCTGCTGGTGCTGCCGGTAATGGCGGTGCTGGCGATCGTCGCGGTCTATCCGATCGTCCATTCCTTCTACACGAGTCTGTACGACATCGTGTTGACCCGTCCCCACCGCGCGCCTTTCGTAGGTTTGGCCAATTACATAGCCGTGTTCGACGACGCGCGTTTCTGGGTCGCGGTGCGGCGAACCACCGTCTACACGATCGTCAGCGTCGTCGGCACGGCGGGGCTGGCGCTGGTATTCGCGCTGCTGCTCAACGAAGTGTTCCCCGGCCGCAGGCTTCTGTCGATCATTTTGCTTATCCCCTGGGCGACGCCGTCGATCGTCAACGGGTTGATGTGGAAATGGATCTACGATCCGAGCTACGGCTCGCTGAACGGGCTACTAGATCGCTTGGGGCTCATCGACCGCTATCAACTCTGGCTCGCGGACCCGGATATGACGCTGCTGCTCGTCGCCCAGGCCGCGATCTGGAAGCAGATGCCACTCGCCGCGATCCTGCTGCTGGTCACGATGAAGGCGATCCCCGACGATCTCTATCGTGCCGCGAAGGTCGATGGCGCCACCGTACTGCAGCGGTTTCTCCACGTCACGATTCCAGGGCTGCGCTCGGGCTTCCTGCTGGTGTTCGTTTACGAGACGATGATCTCGATCCGCCATTTCGATCTTTTCGCGATCATGACCCAAGGTGGGCCGGGCGATGCGACCTTCACCGTGTCGTGGATGATCTATACTGAGACCTTCAACAGCCTGCGTTTTGGCACTGGATCGGCGATCGCCTTCATCCTGTCGATGGCGACGTTCGCGCTGTCCTACGCGTTGATCAGACTTCTGGGGAAGGACCGATGA